A single region of the Ptychodera flava strain L36383 chromosome 9, AS_Pfla_20210202, whole genome shotgun sequence genome encodes:
- the LOC139139603 gene encoding uncharacterized protein produces MAESVELLQDINHITLDGVEEDDDEGPNARNTKCENYLRGICIDAVLDNGECRSGKHQDTFPSGSAWAPWTLRMLNFRPIHMVAKEDISAAIQDWLYFFPVSQVQVQLCGNFSTEVGDMFRETVTASQEAHFKLPRLSRQELEPSEDDGFMIFLKKFLKLVRDPKDHELDYLIQMSMKVDVRDIHPTQATIHRNTILSWIRAMKMSSVKEAFLDDFFHALAISVGAEINLSMLIKVRETCTHDVTICEKRVRAIGGVEVRGVVNNIMRTTCLSKNTIGTSCGTIPQMAAEALTVAKFSAFGNDISRIVYHLSIQMDKSSSGSYISMARTHVAMSTLERAASSPIQNPLEPSLIFHSSVPATDFRTKRGIKALYKALRGVCLAHKKLNELVQL; encoded by the exons ATGGCTGAGAGTGTTGAGCTCCTCCAAGATATCAACCACATAACACTGGACGGCGTTGAAGAAGATGACGATGAGGGACCGAACGCTAGAAACACGAAGTGCGAAAATTATCTTCGTGGGATATGTATAGACGCTGTCCTTGACAACGGAGAATGCAGGTCCGGTAAACATCAAGACACTTTTCCTTCCGGAAGTGCCTGGGCGCCATGGACACTTCGAATGTTGAATTTTAGACCGATTCACATGGTGGCTAAAGAGGATATTTCTGCCGCGATTCAAGACTGGTTATATTTCTTCCCTGTCTCTCAAGTTCAGGTTCAACTGTGCGGTAACTTTTCAACTGAAGTTGGAGACATGTTCAGAGAGACTGTGACCGCCAGTCAGGAAGCTCATTTCAAACTACCGCGCCTTTCCCGCCAAG AGTTAGAGCCTTCTGAAGATGATGGATTTATGATATTCCTGAAAAAATTCTTAAAGCTTGTGCGTGATCCGAAAGACCATGAGTTGGACTACTTGATTCAGATGTCCATG AAAGTGGACGTGCGTGATATTCATCCTACACAGGCTACGATACATCGTAATACTATATTATCTTGGATCAGAGCAATGAAAATGAGTTCGGTTAAAGAAGCATTCCTTGATGATTTCTTTCACGCTTTGGCCATTTCAGTTGGAGCAGAAATAAATCTAAGCATGCTCATCAA AGTCCGAGAAACGTGTACCCATGACGTCACAATTTGTGAAAAGAGAGTTCGCGCCATTGGAGGTGTTGAAGTGCGTGGCGTTGTGAATAATATCATGCGAACGACATGTCTATCAAAg AATACGATTGGTACTAGTTGCGGTACGATCCCTCAGATGGCAGCCGAAGCACTGACTGTTGCAAAGTTTAGCGCATTCGGAAATGATATTTCAAGAATCGTGTACCATTTGTCCATTCAAATGGACAAAAGCAGTAGTGGCAGCTATATAAGTATGGCACGTACTCACGTTGCGATGTCTACACTGGAACGTGCAGCTTCAAGTCCGATCCAGAATCCACTCGAACCCTCACTTATTTTTCACAGTTCAGTACCAGCGACAGATTTCAGGACAAAACGTGGCATCAAAGCACTTTACAAAGCCCTCCGTGGAGTATGTTTGGCACACAAAAAATTAAACGAGTTGGTTCAGTTGTAA